The following are encoded together in the Sphingomicrobium clamense genome:
- a CDS encoding DUF3576 domain-containing protein: MAIVRAHAPKLLLIAAAASALAGCGGRDIVAPTQIAPAQMTQIGVNSYLWQAAVDTVSFAPLLQADAASGVVITDWYASPNAPNERIKLTVAILDSTLRANALRVSVAKQTNNNGSWVDAPVTAATVQKLEDIILTRARDIRRTTVAGG; the protein is encoded by the coding sequence ATGGCTATCGTTCGCGCCCACGCCCCCAAATTGCTGCTCATCGCCGCCGCGGCGAGCGCGCTTGCCGGCTGCGGCGGGCGTGACATCGTCGCCCCGACCCAGATCGCCCCCGCGCAGATGACGCAGATCGGCGTGAACTCCTACCTCTGGCAGGCCGCGGTCGACACGGTGAGCTTCGCCCCGCTGCTCCAGGCCGATGCCGCGAGCGGCGTGGTCATCACCGACTGGTACGCCAGCCCGAACGCGCCCAACGAGCGTATCAAGCTGACCGTCGCCATTCTCGATTCGACGCTGCGCGCAAACGCGTTGCGCGTGTCGGTCGCCAAGCAGACCAATAACAACGGTAGCTGGGTTGACGCGCCGGTCACCGCCGCGACAGTCCAGAAGCTCGAGGACATCATCCTCACCCGCGCCCGCGATATTCGCCGCACGACCGTCGCCGGCGGCTAG
- a CDS encoding thiamine phosphate synthase, with protein MERCQTPWLMTDERLGRRLFEAIDRVPAGGGVVFRHDRTAGRERLAAQVADHCRKRGLALSVAGDEALARAVGAQMVHRPVGATDLPISLPVHDERQARIANERRAALVFVSPVYSTRSHLDAPALGPERAVELARLCEAPAIALGDMDAKKFRALPEGVFAGWAGISAFLR; from the coding sequence ATGGAGCGATGCCAGACCCCTTGGCTGATGACCGACGAACGGCTCGGTCGGCGCCTGTTCGAGGCGATCGATCGCGTCCCGGCCGGCGGAGGGGTCGTCTTTCGCCATGACCGCACCGCCGGGCGCGAGCGGCTCGCGGCGCAGGTCGCCGACCATTGTCGCAAGCGCGGGCTGGCGCTGTCGGTGGCGGGGGACGAAGCACTGGCCCGCGCGGTCGGCGCACAGATGGTCCATCGCCCGGTGGGCGCGACCGACCTGCCGATCAGCCTGCCGGTTCATGACGAGCGCCAGGCGCGGATCGCCAACGAGCGGCGCGCGGCGCTGGTGTTCGTTTCCCCGGTCTATTCCACCCGATCGCATCTCGATGCACCCGCGCTGGGGCCCGAGCGCGCGGTCGAATTGGCGCGGTTGTGCGAGGCGCCCGCCATTGCGCTGGGCGACATGGATGCGAAGAAATTCAGGGCGTTGCCCGAAGGCGTGTTCGCGGGCTGGGCCGGGATTAGCGCGTTCCTGCGCTAG
- a CDS encoding YggS family pyridoxal phosphate-dependent enzyme yields MPNTTPLDTVRERIAHAAKIAGRKVQDVTLIAVSKTRSADEIRPLLEAGHRDFGESRVQEAQDKWPALKADYPDVTLHMIGQLQSNKAEEAAALFDVIHSLDRSSLLKALDKVEDCPDLFVQVNIGDEKQKGGAAVKNMPDFLASVRDRGLPLKGLMCIPPQGLEASPFFALLAELARRHDLDGLSMGMSEDFESAVKLGATHVRVGTALFGPRG; encoded by the coding sequence ATGCCTAATACCACGCCCCTCGACACCGTTCGCGAGCGCATCGCGCACGCCGCGAAGATCGCCGGCCGCAAGGTGCAGGACGTCACGTTGATCGCCGTGTCGAAAACGCGCAGCGCCGACGAAATCCGCCCGCTGCTCGAAGCCGGGCATCGCGACTTCGGCGAATCGCGTGTGCAGGAGGCGCAGGACAAATGGCCCGCGCTGAAGGCAGACTATCCGGACGTCACGCTCCACATGATCGGCCAGCTGCAATCGAACAAGGCGGAGGAAGCCGCCGCTTTGTTCGACGTCATCCACTCGCTCGACCGTTCTTCGCTGCTCAAGGCGCTGGACAAGGTTGAGGACTGCCCCGACCTGTTCGTGCAGGTGAATATCGGCGACGAAAAGCAGAAGGGCGGCGCGGCCGTAAAGAACATGCCCGACTTTCTGGCCAGCGTTCGCGACAGGGGGCTTCCGCTTAAGGGCCTGATGTGCATCCCGCCGCAGGGGCTCGAAGCCTCGCCCTTCTTCGCGCTGCTCGCTGAGCTGGCGCGTCGCCACGACCTCGACGGGCTGTCGATGGGCATGAGCGAAGATTTCGAAAGCGCGGTCAAGCTGGGAGCGACCCACGTGCGCGTCGGCACCGCGTTGTTCGGACCCCGCGGCTAG
- the ribA gene encoding GTP cyclohydrolase II has product MGRPVALSGGPCVVALETATQAMLDIVDPDRRAQLLISGERAAALGLGNIKAAADPDHPVRIAHVDWLDREAARALADAGQDVSRPPIGPLTPMAPEDGDAAAMTLSRLAGLLPALWILDERPDTAVEIGAETISEAMGQVELVTRARLPLDDLPSSQIAVFRDFANGEEHVALIVGAFGGKPPLARLHSECLTGDVFGSLKCDCGPQLQQALALLGKEGGGILLYLRQEGRGIGLANKIRAYSLQDGGLDTVDANRRLGFADDARDYRVAAGMLKALKVDAVRLLTNNPNKVAGLDEAGIEVVERVAHHLPTNPHNADYIATKKSRSGHLD; this is encoded by the coding sequence ATGGGGCGGCCGGTCGCGCTTTCGGGCGGACCGTGCGTGGTGGCGCTGGAAACGGCGACGCAGGCCATGCTCGACATCGTCGATCCGGATCGCCGGGCACAGCTGCTGATCAGCGGCGAACGTGCCGCGGCGCTCGGTCTCGGCAATATCAAGGCCGCGGCCGACCCCGACCATCCGGTCCGGATCGCGCATGTCGACTGGCTCGACCGCGAGGCTGCACGGGCCCTGGCCGACGCTGGGCAGGACGTATCGCGGCCCCCGATCGGGCCGCTGACGCCAATGGCGCCCGAAGACGGCGACGCGGCGGCGATGACCTTGTCGCGACTGGCGGGGTTGCTGCCGGCGCTCTGGATCCTCGATGAGAGGCCGGATACGGCGGTCGAGATTGGCGCAGAGACTATTTCCGAAGCGATGGGGCAGGTCGAGTTGGTGACTCGCGCGCGGCTCCCGCTCGACGACCTGCCGTCGAGCCAGATCGCGGTGTTCCGCGACTTTGCTAATGGCGAGGAGCATGTCGCGCTGATCGTCGGTGCGTTCGGGGGCAAGCCGCCACTGGCACGGCTTCATTCGGAATGTTTGACCGGCGACGTGTTCGGCAGTCTCAAATGCGATTGCGGGCCTCAGCTCCAGCAGGCTCTCGCGTTGCTAGGCAAGGAAGGCGGTGGGATCCTGCTTTACCTGCGGCAGGAAGGGCGCGGGATCGGGCTGGCCAACAAGATTCGTGCCTATTCGCTGCAGGATGGCGGGCTCGACACGGTCGATGCCAACCGCCGCCTCGGCTTTGCCGATGATGCGCGCGACTATCGCGTGGCGGCGGGCATGCTCAAGGCGCTCAAAGTCGACGCAGTGCGGCTACTCACCAACAATCCGAACAAGGTTGCGGGCCTAGACGAGGCGGGGATCGAGGTGGTCGAACGGGTCGCGCATCATCTGCCGACCAACCCGCACAATGCGGACTATATCGCGACCAAGAAGTCGCGATCCGGGCATCTCGACTAG
- the xth gene encoding exodeoxyribonuclease III: MTSYKIASWNINSVRARPHIIEQLVRDEDPDIICLQETKAHNDVFPAKWAHELGYEHHALNGQKMHHGVGILSKVPMEEHLKHDWQDNGEARHVGVRLPGGLRLENVYIPAGGDIPDRDQNPKFGQKLDFLERMTRWSEKLKEPTIIVGDFNIAPLECDVWSHKQLLNVVSHTPIEVETLKRFQDSHDWVDLGRQFIPAPERCYTWWSYRNRDHTVNDRGRRLDHMWASPELAGQVTAHRVLEPARSWEKPSDHIPLILEVSV, translated from the coding sequence GTGACCTCGTACAAGATCGCCAGCTGGAATATCAATTCGGTCCGCGCGCGCCCGCATATCATCGAGCAGCTGGTGAGGGACGAGGATCCCGACATCATCTGCCTGCAGGAAACAAAGGCGCATAACGACGTCTTCCCCGCCAAGTGGGCGCACGAGCTGGGCTACGAGCACCACGCGCTCAACGGCCAGAAGATGCACCACGGCGTCGGCATCCTGTCGAAGGTGCCGATGGAAGAACATCTCAAGCATGACTGGCAGGATAATGGCGAGGCTCGCCATGTCGGTGTGCGGCTGCCCGGCGGGCTGCGGCTGGAAAATGTCTACATCCCCGCGGGCGGCGACATTCCCGACCGCGACCAGAACCCCAAGTTCGGACAAAAGCTCGACTTTCTCGAGCGGATGACGCGCTGGAGCGAGAAGCTCAAGGAACCGACGATCATCGTCGGCGACTTCAACATCGCGCCGCTCGAATGCGACGTGTGGAGCCACAAGCAGCTGCTCAATGTGGTCAGCCACACCCCGATCGAGGTCGAGACGCTCAAGCGGTTCCAGGACAGTCACGACTGGGTCGATCTTGGACGACAGTTCATTCCCGCGCCCGAGCGCTGCTACACCTGGTGGAGCTATCGCAATCGCGACCACACAGTGAACGATCGCGGGCGGCGGCTCGATCATATGTGGGCGAGCCCCGAACTGGCCGGGCAGGTGACCGCGCACCGCGTGCTCGAACCGGCGCGCAGCTGGGAAAAGCCGAGCGACCACATCCCGCTGATCCTCGAGGTGTCGGTCTGA
- a CDS encoding LolA family protein — MSFRSITAAALAPIAAVAMVATPAPVEAAKPTIDLVEKHLASVRSMTADFTQTDRKGRSISGKLLMKRPGKVRFDYGRNADMLMVSEGNQLHFIDYEVGQKSSWDIQDTPMSVLLDQKPDLNRIARIVPSKNENVVIVRARDARRPEFGTLIFAFYRDNRAPGGLVLEGWTAIDAQNKRTVVRLDNQRYNVAVNDGRFAYRDPK, encoded by the coding sequence ATGAGTTTTCGTTCGATCACTGCCGCTGCCCTCGCGCCGATCGCTGCGGTCGCGATGGTCGCGACCCCTGCACCGGTCGAGGCCGCCAAGCCGACGATCGACCTGGTCGAGAAGCATCTCGCATCGGTCCGGTCGATGACCGCGGACTTCACCCAGACCGACCGCAAGGGTCGCTCGATCTCGGGCAAGCTGCTGATGAAGCGCCCGGGCAAGGTGCGTTTCGATTATGGCCGCAACGCCGACATGCTGATGGTGTCGGAAGGCAACCAGCTCCATTTCATCGATTACGAAGTTGGCCAGAAGTCCAGCTGGGACATTCAGGACACGCCGATGAGCGTGCTGCTCGACCAGAAGCCCGATCTCAACCGGATCGCGCGGATCGTGCCGTCGAAAAACGAGAATGTCGTGATCGTGCGTGCGCGTGACGCTCGCCGTCCCGAGTTTGGCACGTTGATCTTCGCCTTTTACCGCGACAATCGCGCGCCGGGCGGACTGGTGCTCGAAGGCTGGACCGCGATCGACGCGCAGAACAAGCGCACCGTCGTTCGGCTCGACAACCAGCGCTATAACGTGGCGGTCAATGACGGTCGCTTCGCCTATCGCGACCCCAAATAA
- a CDS encoding DNA translocase FtsK: protein MATAAQRGRKRDLGPDWRDSLKQSAKNMLRRVWGGVVLAGTFAFALAMISHDGTDPSLSTAAGGPTQNWLGPTGAYASDLALLLFGFASLLALPVLALNGLRMMRLAEPGRAKRAALLTLAGMIILGMAIGLLRGEAVAGLPAGYAGLIGMATGGGIESLVGLIGDPSVEGALALSLVAIFVVLGLALAVKALDLSEEERAWASAKLVPDEAPKISAPVLKRGKRAKEEAEEKKTAQPPKPEVAVSTPKGPVVRANENKKTKKAKAQKSLALGDDYELPALDLLAEPEEDSHLQIDKAALERNARLLESVLEDFHVRGDIVEVRPGPVVTMYELEPASGIKASRVIQLADDIARNMSALSARVATIPGRSVIGIELPNQKRDMVMLHELVASQAFDDQKMSLPIILGKNISGDPVIADLAPMPHLLVAGTTGAGKSVGLNCMILSLLYRMSPEECRMIMIDPKMLELSIYEDIPHLLSPVVTEPGKAVRALKWTVEQMEERYRMMASLGVRQLSSFNKKVSEAKAKGKTLGRKVQTGYDADTGQPTYETEELDYDTLPQIVVVIDEMADLMMTAGKEVEFLIQRLAQKARAAGIHLIMATQRPSVDVITGVIKANLPTRISFAVTSKIDSRTILGEQGAEQLLGKGDMLYMPGGKQIMRVHGPFVSDEEVRAVADHWRGQGTPEYIQAVTEEPEDGGYMFDGQPGGEDDAETQQFRKAVQIVAESQKASTSYLQRQMRVGYNTAARLIERMEDENLVSAPDHVGRREVLIDTDGQPI from the coding sequence ATGGCCACCGCCGCGCAACGCGGGCGCAAAAGGGACCTCGGGCCCGACTGGCGCGACAGCCTCAAGCAATCGGCGAAGAATATGCTGCGCCGCGTGTGGGGCGGGGTCGTGCTTGCCGGCACCTTCGCCTTCGCGCTGGCGATGATCAGCCATGACGGCACCGACCCTTCGCTTTCGACCGCGGCGGGCGGACCGACGCAGAACTGGCTGGGGCCGACCGGCGCCTATGCCAGCGACCTTGCGCTCCTACTGTTCGGCTTTGCCTCGCTACTTGCGCTGCCGGTACTGGCGCTCAATGGCCTGCGCATGATGCGGCTGGCCGAGCCGGGCCGCGCCAAGCGCGCCGCGCTGCTGACGCTGGCGGGGATGATCATCCTCGGCATGGCGATCGGGCTGCTGCGCGGCGAGGCGGTCGCCGGGCTTCCTGCGGGCTACGCCGGGCTGATCGGCATGGCCACGGGGGGCGGCATCGAGAGCCTGGTCGGCCTGATCGGTGACCCGTCGGTCGAAGGCGCATTGGCACTGTCGCTGGTCGCGATTTTCGTCGTGCTCGGGCTCGCGCTGGCGGTCAAGGCGCTTGACCTGAGCGAGGAAGAGCGCGCCTGGGCGAGCGCCAAGCTGGTCCCCGACGAAGCCCCCAAGATTTCCGCCCCCGTCCTCAAGCGCGGCAAGCGCGCAAAGGAAGAGGCCGAGGAGAAGAAAACCGCGCAGCCGCCCAAACCCGAGGTCGCGGTCTCGACCCCCAAGGGTCCGGTCGTCCGCGCCAACGAGAACAAGAAGACCAAAAAGGCGAAGGCTCAGAAAAGCCTCGCGCTGGGCGACGATTACGAATTGCCCGCGCTCGACCTGCTGGCGGAGCCGGAAGAGGATTCGCACCTCCAGATCGACAAGGCGGCGCTCGAGCGCAACGCGCGCCTGCTCGAAAGCGTGCTCGAGGATTTTCACGTGCGCGGCGACATCGTCGAGGTGCGCCCGGGACCGGTCGTCACCATGTACGAGCTGGAGCCCGCGAGCGGGATCAAGGCCAGCCGCGTCATCCAGCTTGCCGACGATATCGCGCGCAACATGAGTGCGCTGTCGGCGCGAGTCGCGACCATCCCGGGGCGCAGCGTCATCGGCATCGAGCTGCCCAACCAGAAGCGCGACATGGTCATGCTGCACGAGCTGGTCGCCAGTCAGGCGTTCGACGATCAGAAGATGTCGCTGCCCATCATTCTGGGCAAGAATATCTCGGGCGATCCCGTGATCGCCGACCTCGCGCCGATGCCGCATCTGCTGGTCGCGGGTACGACCGGGGCGGGTAAGTCGGTCGGGCTCAACTGCATGATCCTCTCGCTCCTCTACCGGATGAGCCCGGAAGAGTGCCGGATGATCATGATCGATCCCAAGATGCTCGAACTGTCGATCTACGAAGACATTCCGCACCTTCTCTCGCCCGTCGTCACCGAGCCGGGCAAGGCGGTGCGCGCGCTCAAATGGACGGTCGAGCAGATGGAAGAGCGCTATCGCATGATGGCGAGCCTCGGCGTGCGCCAACTGTCGAGCTTCAACAAGAAGGTTTCGGAGGCCAAGGCGAAGGGCAAGACTCTCGGCCGCAAGGTACAGACGGGGTATGACGCCGACACCGGCCAGCCGACCTACGAGACCGAAGAGCTGGACTACGACACGCTGCCGCAGATCGTGGTGGTGATCGACGAGATGGCCGACCTGATGATGACCGCGGGGAAGGAAGTCGAATTCCTGATCCAGCGGCTGGCGCAGAAGGCGCGTGCGGCGGGCATCCACCTGATCATGGCGACGCAGCGCCCCTCGGTCGACGTTATCACGGGCGTGATCAAGGCCAACCTGCCGACGCGCATCAGCTTCGCCGTCACCTCGAAGATCGATTCGCGCACGATCCTGGGCGAGCAGGGCGCCGAACAACTGCTCGGCAAAGGCGACATGCTCTACATGCCCGGCGGCAAGCAGATCATGCGCGTGCACGGGCCGTTCGTCAGCGACGAGGAAGTGCGCGCGGTCGCCGACCATTGGCGCGGGCAGGGCACGCCCGAATATATCCAGGCGGTCACCGAAGAACCCGAGGATGGCGGATATATGTTCGATGGCCAGCCGGGCGGCGAGGACGATGCGGAGACGCAGCAATTCCGCAAGGCGGTGCAGATCGTCGCCGAGAGCCAGAAGGCATCGACCAGCTATCTCCAGCGCCAGATGCGCGTCGGTTACAATACCGCCGCGCGCCTGATCGAAAGGATGGAGGACGAGAATCTCGTCAGCGCCCCCGACCATGTCGGCCGCCGCGAAGTGTTGATCGATACGGACGGGCAGCCCATTTAA
- a CDS encoding FAD-dependent monooxygenase, whose protein sequence is MSSTDVIILGGGLVGLSLAAALDHSGLDSVVIDPADPTTRNNAKFDGRTSAVSSSSMRMFDVIGVNDHLPEPGCPIRTIESKEGLKPGGLVFDPADDGEPMGWMNENRHLRTALLKRAEAGKRIDLRWQRKPVDVVRDEHRAQVTLDDGSVVTAPLLVGAEGRNSPSREAAGIRMARWQYDHAAIVTTVVHELPHDGVAYEIFYPAGPFAVLPMTDHEDGRHRSAIVWSVPREDAAGYLALTDEEFAAECQGAMGDMLGKVETIAPRSTYPLGFHHAARITDTRLALVGDAAHAIHPIAGQGVNLGYRDVAALTQVLVEGARLGLDLGDRQLLDRYQRWRALDVLSVAMATDGLTRIYGVPGKLASKVRHFGMEMVGKIGPLRDRLMNEARGTSGDLPLLLRGLSI, encoded by the coding sequence ATGAGTTCGACCGACGTCATCATCCTCGGCGGCGGCCTCGTGGGCCTCTCGCTCGCCGCCGCGCTCGACCATTCGGGGCTGGACAGCGTGGTCATCGACCCCGCCGACCCCACGACGCGCAACAATGCAAAGTTTGACGGGCGCACCAGCGCGGTGTCCTCCTCCTCGATGCGCATGTTCGACGTCATCGGGGTGAACGACCACCTGCCCGAACCCGGCTGCCCGATCCGCACCATCGAATCGAAGGAAGGGCTCAAGCCCGGCGGACTGGTCTTCGATCCCGCCGACGATGGCGAGCCGATGGGCTGGATGAACGAGAATCGCCATCTGCGCACCGCGCTCCTCAAGCGCGCCGAGGCGGGCAAGCGGATCGACCTTCGCTGGCAGCGCAAGCCGGTCGACGTGGTCCGCGACGAACATCGCGCGCAGGTCACGCTCGACGACGGCTCGGTGGTCACCGCGCCGCTGCTGGTCGGTGCCGAAGGACGAAATAGCCCCAGCCGCGAGGCCGCGGGCATTCGCATGGCGCGGTGGCAATATGACCACGCCGCGATTGTCACGACGGTGGTGCACGAATTGCCCCATGACGGCGTCGCCTATGAAATCTTCTATCCCGCCGGTCCCTTTGCGGTCCTGCCGATGACCGATCACGAGGACGGGCGGCACCGCTCGGCCATCGTTTGGTCGGTCCCGCGCGAGGATGCTGCGGGCTATCTCGCGTTGACCGACGAGGAATTCGCGGCCGAATGTCAGGGCGCGATGGGCGACATGCTCGGCAAGGTAGAGACGATCGCTCCGCGCTCGACCTATCCGCTCGGCTTCCACCATGCGGCGCGCATAACCGACACGCGGCTCGCGCTTGTCGGCGATGCCGCGCATGCGATCCACCCGATTGCGGGGCAGGGAGTCAATCTGGGCTATCGCGACGTCGCCGCACTCACGCAGGTGCTGGTCGAGGGCGCACGGCTGGGTCTTGACCTTGGCGACCGCCAGTTGCTCGACCGCTACCAGCGCTGGCGCGCGCTCGACGTGCTGTCGGTCGCGATGGCCACCGACGGCCTCACCCGCATCTACGGCGTCCCGGGCAAGCTCGCCTCGAAGGTCCGCCACTTCGGCATGGAGATGGTCGGCAAGATCGGCCCCTTGCGCGATCGCCTGATGAACGAAGCACGCGGAACGTCGGGAGACCTGCCGCTGCTATTGCGTGGCCTTTCGATTTAA
- the galE gene encoding UDP-glucose 4-epimerase GalE yields MNKVPVLVTGGAGYIGSHAVLALRDAGWPVAVIDDLSTGFRTAVPDDVPFYEGDVADAELLARIFEEQGTGAIMHFAGSVIVPESIEKPLRYYENNSAKSRALLEAAVEAGIPHFVFSSTAAVYGNSDAVKVDEDAPTRPANPYGNSKLMTELMLADAARAYPINFCALRYFNVAGADPQGRVGQRTEGATQLIKVAVEAASGQRDHVEIFGTDFDTPDGTGVRDYIHVSDLVDAHLLALEALIGQPDRSMILNCGYGHGASVLEVLDAVDRATNGKIERRIAARRDGDIAARIADNRRIVETLGWQPKHDDLQEIVNHALAWERKRRG; encoded by the coding sequence ATGAACAAGGTCCCTGTCCTCGTCACCGGCGGTGCCGGCTATATCGGCAGCCATGCGGTGCTGGCGCTGCGCGATGCGGGCTGGCCGGTTGCCGTCATCGACGATCTGTCGACCGGCTTCCGTACCGCGGTTCCCGATGACGTGCCCTTCTACGAAGGCGATGTCGCCGACGCCGAACTTCTCGCCCGCATCTTCGAAGAGCAAGGCACAGGCGCGATCATGCACTTCGCGGGCTCGGTGATCGTCCCCGAATCGATCGAGAAGCCGCTTCGCTATTACGAGAATAACAGCGCCAAGAGCCGCGCATTGCTCGAAGCTGCAGTCGAAGCCGGCATCCCGCATTTCGTGTTCAGCTCGACTGCTGCGGTCTATGGCAATTCCGACGCCGTGAAGGTCGACGAGGATGCGCCGACGCGCCCGGCCAATCCCTACGGCAATTCCAAGTTGATGACCGAGCTGATGCTTGCCGACGCCGCGCGCGCCTATCCGATCAACTTCTGTGCGCTGCGCTATTTCAATGTCGCCGGTGCGGACCCGCAGGGCCGCGTAGGCCAGCGCACCGAAGGCGCCACCCAGCTGATCAAGGTCGCGGTCGAGGCCGCCTCGGGACAGCGCGACCATGTCGAGATTTTCGGCACCGACTTCGACACGCCCGACGGCACCGGCGTGCGCGACTATATCCACGTCAGTGATCTGGTCGACGCGCACCTCCTCGCGCTCGAGGCACTGATCGGCCAGCCCGACCGCTCGATGATCCTCAATTGCGGCTATGGCCACGGCGCGTCGGTGCTCGAAGTCCTCGACGCGGTCGATCGCGCGACCAACGGCAAGATCGAGCGCCGCATCGCCGCACGTCGCGACGGCGATATCGCGGCACGCATCGCCGACAATCGGCGGATCGTAGAAACGCTCGGCTGGCAGCCAAAGCACGATGATCTTCAGGAAATCGTCAATCACGCGCTGGCGTGGGAGCGCAAGCGCCGCGGCTAG
- a CDS encoding LON peptidase substrate-binding domain-containing protein, with translation MMGAEPARVKIFPLAGALLFPRSQLPLHIFEERYRDMVAHALDGDRKIAMVQPQGLDDDAPLHQVGGLGEIISVEELEDGRYNIVLQGLTRFRMIREAPSPEAYRLADVDLAEYDDAAEPDPLGIAQRSAVEQEARSFGDALGLAVDWEAVGKLDDETLVNAIAQVAPFDIGAKQALLETPTLGPRADMLVQLMQFQRMAPGGPEADQTLQ, from the coding sequence ATGATGGGTGCCGAGCCCGCACGCGTCAAAATCTTCCCGCTCGCCGGGGCGTTGCTGTTCCCGCGCAGCCAGCTGCCGCTCCACATTTTCGAAGAGCGCTATCGTGACATGGTCGCGCACGCCCTCGACGGGGATCGCAAGATCGCGATGGTCCAGCCGCAAGGTCTCGACGACGACGCGCCGCTCCACCAGGTCGGCGGGCTGGGCGAAATCATCAGCGTCGAGGAGCTGGAAGACGGGCGGTACAATATCGTGCTGCAGGGGCTGACACGCTTTCGCATGATCCGCGAGGCGCCGAGCCCCGAGGCCTATCGGCTCGCCGATGTCGACCTGGCCGAATATGACGACGCCGCCGAACCCGATCCGCTGGGCATCGCGCAGCGCAGTGCGGTCGAGCAGGAGGCGCGCTCGTTCGGCGATGCGCTGGGGCTGGCGGTCGACTGGGAAGCGGTCGGCAAGCTCGACGACGAGACGCTCGTCAATGCAATCGCACAGGTCGCGCCGTTCGACATCGGTGCCAAGCAAGCCCTGCTCGAGACGCCGACCCTAGGCCCGCGTGCCGACATGCTGGTGCAGCTGATGCAATTCCAGCGCATGGCACCCGGCGGGCCCGAGGCCGACCAGACGCTGCAATAG
- a CDS encoding tetratricopeptide repeat protein has product MALRHKEWRVQDLTMSEADRSAIAKFEADVLQPSMDKLVILQFTADWCGPCKQLSPILEQVAADYADKGVVLRKIDVDTDKFIAAQFRVQSVPAVYALFQGQPVADLGQYRTPAALGQALDQILGQLPIKGEAQDREAELAPLVEQAGATLDAGEAEQALAMFTQLMGMDPGNPAIVGGMARALILAGQQDEAKSLLDGVDEKIANDPAIAQARAMLEIADEGEEAVDASAYIARIEANEDDHEARFELAKALMAKGERDGAADQLLEIIKRDREWNDGAARQKFLSLIEASGLEDPWSGAQRRRLSSVLFT; this is encoded by the coding sequence ATGGCTCTGAGACACAAGGAGTGGCGCGTGCAGGACCTGACGATGAGTGAAGCCGATCGCAGCGCGATCGCCAAGTTCGAAGCCGACGTGCTGCAGCCGTCGATGGACAAGCTCGTCATCCTGCAATTCACCGCCGATTGGTGCGGGCCGTGCAAGCAATTGTCGCCGATCCTCGAGCAGGTCGCCGCGGATTATGCCGACAAGGGCGTCGTTTTGAGAAAGATCGACGTCGATACCGACAAGTTCATCGCCGCGCAGTTCCGGGTCCAGTCGGTGCCCGCCGTTTATGCCCTGTTCCAGGGGCAGCCGGTCGCCGACCTCGGCCAGTATCGCACGCCCGCCGCGCTGGGCCAGGCGCTCGACCAGATCCTCGGCCAGTTGCCGATCAAGGGTGAGGCGCAGGACCGCGAGGCCGAACTGGCGCCGCTGGTCGAACAGGCCGGCGCGACGCTTGACGCGGGCGAGGCGGAGCAAGCGCTCGCCATGTTCACCCAGCTGATGGGTATGGACCCCGGCAATCCGGCGATCGTCGGCGGGATGGCGCGCGCGCTCATCCTCGCGGGTCAGCAGGACGAGGCGAAATCGCTGTTGGACGGAGTCGACGAGAAGATCGCGAACGATCCTGCCATCGCGCAGGCGCGCGCGATGCTCGAGATTGCCGACGAAGGCGAAGAGGCGGTCGATGCGTCGGCCTATATCGCGCGGATCGAAGCGAACGAGGACGATCACGAGGCACGCTTCGAGCTTGCCAAAGCGCTGATGGCCAAGGGCGAGCGCGATGGTGCGGCGGACCAGTTGCTCGAGATCATCAAGCGCGATCGCGAATGGAACGACGGTGCGGCGCGGCAGAAATTCCTGTCGCTGATCGAGGCTTCCGGGCTCGAGGACCCCTGGTCGGGTGCGCAGCGTCGGCGGCTGTCCTCGGTCCTCTTCACATGA